The DNA segment TCCCTCTTTTCCAAACTGAAATGATTGGGTTTTGCTTTTAGGAAAACCCCAACATGTGCAAGGCCACCTCTAACATGTGCAGGGCCAGGAGCAAGAGCACAAGTGGAGGCCCATATACTCTATGCTTAAATATTGAAATGTGCTACATCGGGCTAACAAATGTGGCAATACCCATGCTCCCTCTCATCCTAACCTGGGCTCCATCCAGCACAGTGAGGAGCCTGTGGGCACATCAAGCTCCACCCACGCCCAGAGGTCTGGAATGTTCCCATCAGCAACCCCTGAATGACTCTGAAAGACTGCCCCACCTTCCCAAGCAGGCTTGAGGCTGTTTGTACCAGAATTCAGGGACTCATACCAAGCGTGTCCTAGAAGGTCCAGGGGGCTCGTCCCTCATACCCCTTGGCCCATCAGAAACTCTACCATAAGGGGTGGGGTGTGGCAAGAGGAGTGCCAGGTTGGGTGCCCAGGGTGGGATCCTTCTTTCTGAGTTGAAGAGCCATGCTGGACACAATTTCTTTTCCTGGTGTTATATTTTATCCTGGCATTCTCTTGATCTGACTTCCAAAGAACGCTTGGACAAGGCTTTTTACTACAAGGCTTCCCACAATATTGACTGCAACAGTCCACAGCAAGCTGAGGGGCTCAAAAAGAACGTTCCTGCTGAGCAAACTCATTTACACCAGGCTTTCGTGCTCCAGGGAGCAGCAAGACGCCCCAGACGGGGTGTTCTCTGATCCTACCCAGCAATCTTTATCAGACGAAGCAAATTACAGACTATCTCCTGACGAAGGAAGAGCAGAGTTTTCAAAGATCTTAAAGCTGGAAGTATAATTTTCTGATGGAAACTGTTTAGTTTTTAGTTCTGAAGAACTGTTTAGCATAGGTTATTTAGATCCAATACAAACCACTTTAAGACTTCAGTTTAAGCACTCAAAGTGGGGTACGGAGGGGGTCAGCCaggtggccgagtggtgaagttcacgcgttctgcttcggtgggccagggtttctcccgtttggatcctgggcgtggacatggtactgctcaccaagccaagctgaggcagcgtcccacatggcacaaccagaaggactacaactagaatatacaactatgtcctggggggctttggggagaagaagaaaaaaaaaaagattggcaacagatgttagctcaggtgccaatctttaaaaataaataaataaatagggtaGGTTAGGGAGCTGAGgccttttttgtcttcttccccAGGCTGAGGTTCGAGTTTGGTGGGAAGGAGCTAAAGGGTGGAGGATTTGGGGTCTGACTCAAGAATCCCATGAAGGGATGTGCTCAGCAGATTACCCCCACAAAGGGAATTAGCACACCTGGCTCTACCCTTTACCTGGCTGGCTGACTGGGAAGTTACTTATCTtgggcctgtttcctcctctgcaaaacaaAGGGTCAGCCTAGATGATTTAGAATTTTTCTTGGGGTAGGGGGCCAGGGGAACCCTTGGGCAATTAGGTCTCCCAAGAAGTCCTTTAGGGTGAACACAGCTTGCCCTGTTTAACGTACTCACATTTCACCCATGGTGTCCCAGCCCGTGGAACCCACCTGGACCCTGGGAGCATCGTCCAGTTGCAGGATGTACGACCCAGGCTTGATAACCATCACTGGGGCAGCTTTCCAGCCTGGGACGTTCAGGCGCTCTCTTTGAAGAGACAAACTATTACAACTCAAATACTTGCACCGAATTTGGGTCCCCCAATGATAGCAATGGCATGTGTGGGAGAGAGCCACAACGTGTAAAGCGGTGCATTTAACCAATTACATTCGATTTTGTGTCTCTGAAAACTCTTTGCTTCATTAGCAGCCAATCTGGAGGCAGTGATGGAGGTGGCATCTGGAGACTTGATAGGTTTCAAGGTTTTGGTAAATTCTGAAGAAGTTATTAGTGTAGATATGATCTCAAAgaaacttcctcacacacacaaaataaacttCCGAGTTGAGCAGTGGGCTGTGAATTTTGCTTGAAacagctctttttatttttgaggaagattagccctgagctaacatctgctgccaatcctctttttgctgaggaagacgggccctgagctaacatccgtgcccatcttcctctactttatacgtgggacacctgccacagcatggcttgtcaagcggtgccatgtccgaccCAGAATGCCAACCGGccaacccgggccaccgaagctgaacgtgcgcacttaatcgctgcaccactgggcaggcccccgcTGTCATTTTCTTGAACCTACAGCATTACAAGTACTGTACAGTTGGGGATAAGGTGTTTGTTGCACGGGGCGAGGATGAATGGGATACCCCATATAAAACACGGTGCGTaccccccgtcccccgccccccattAGGCCGGCGAGGAGCCTGCTCAGAGCCTTTCCCCGGGGAGTGAGAACGTCTGTTTCAGTTGGTCGAGCACAAAATAgggcctcaataaatatttaccaaatgaatGACTGGTtgcctgcttttctctcttttgtttagtCGCACTCTGGTTCTAAGCTCCTACAAGGAAACCCAGGCCTCTGAGTTCTGCCAGTTCCATTACAGTATGGATGTAGAGTGAGTGGAAGGGGAAGGGGGTAAAGAACGAGCAGGAGAAGCCAGCGGATCCGACACgtgagggaagaaaaaagaaatccttagGAGCTCAGGGCCGACAAAGAGCCAGACGCCGGCGACCGCAGGCAGGAGAGCGCGGGCGCCCCGGAGCCGCAGCCAGGACGGGCTCCCAGCGCGCCTCCCGCCGAGCGCGGTCCGCATCGCGGGACCGCACCGGGCCAGCGCCCCAGCCCCGCAGCCGGCGCTCCTCCGCGGCTCCCGCCCCCGGGGCGGTGCCGGGAACACGCGGCGCCTCCGCCGGTCACGTGGGGGCCGCTCCGCCGGGCGGCGCTGCCGCTTCCCGATCGCGCCCTCGCAGCACCGGGGACGCGGCGCTCGCGCTCCCGCCCGGGCCCGGGGAAGCGGAGACAAGGAGGCGCCCCGGCCCTGCGCCCGCACCATGCCCGCCGCCGAGCCGAGCGCCGCCCTCCTGCAGCCGCTCGCGGAGGCCACGACGCTgcgggccgcggggccgcggctGCGAGGGTAGCGGGACCGGATCGGCACCGAGGCGGCGCGAGGCGGGCGGAGCGGGAGGAGGAGCTGCAGGCATCCTCCGcggcgcggcgggcgggcggcggcccTGCCGGCCCGGCGCGCCCATGGCCCGTGAGGAAGGATAATGCGCGCGGCGCTCCCCgccggccgccgccgcctgccCCCGCGCCGCGTGCTCGGCGCCCCCCGGAGCTGCTCGCGTCGCCGCCGCGCCCCAGCTGCGGGCGCCCGGCCGCTGGCTGCGCTAGGACCCCCAGCCGCCGGTCGCCGAGGGGCGGTGGGAAGGGGGGAGCGGGATCGACAGCGCCCCGGAGAGTGGCGCCCGCCCGGGCGCAGCGCGGCATGTAGCTGCGGGCTCCCGCGCCCTCGTGAGGGTGTCGGCCTGGGGCCCCGCCATGGCTGGAAAGGACAGTGGGAACCTGAAGACGGTGAGGCTGTGGCGGGACGCCGCCCTGCGCGCCAGGAAGCTGCGGAGCAACCTGCGCCAGCTCACGCTCAGCGCGGCCGGGGCCGACCCCATCGACTCCCCCGACGCGCCCCAGCTCGTGCTGCCGGCCAACATTGGGGACATTGAGGTGCTGAACCTGGGCAACAACGGCCTGGAGGAGGTGCCCGACGGGCTGGGCTCGGCGCTGGGCAGCCTGCGTGTCCTGGTCCTGCGCAGGAACCGCTTCGCCCGCCTGCCCCCGGCGGTGGCCGAGTTGGGCCACCACCTCACTGAGCTGGACGTGAGCCACAACCGGCTGACCGCCCTGGGCGCAGAGGTGGTGAGTGCTCTGCGGGAGCTGCGCAAGCTCAACCTCAGCCACAACCAGCTGCCCGCCCTGCCCGCCCAGCTGGGCGCCCTTGCCCACCTGGAGGAGCTGGATGTTAGCTTTAACCGGCTGGCGCACCTGCCCgactccctctcctgcctctacCGCCTGCGCACCCTCGACGTGGACCACAACCAGCTCACTGCTTTTCCCCGGCAGCTGCTGCAGCTGGCGGCCCTGGAGGAGCTGGACGTGTCCAGCAACCGGCTGCGGGGCCTACCTGAGGATATCAGTGCCCTGCGTGCCCTCAAGATCCTCTGGCTCAGTGGGGCTGAGCTTGGCACCCTGCCCAGCGGCTTCTGTGAGCTGGCCAGCCTGGAGAGCCTCATGCTAGACAACAACGGGCTGCAGGCTCTGCCCGCCCAGTTCAGCCGTCTGCAGCGGCTCAAAATGCTCAACCTCTCCTCCAACCTTTTTGAGGAGTTCCCTGCCGCGTTGCTGCCCCTGGCTGGTCTGGAGGAGCTCTACCTTAGCCGCAACCAGCTCACCTCAGTGCCATCCCTCATCTCGGGCCTCAGTCGGCTTCTCACCCTGTGGCTGGATAATAACCGGATCCGCTACCTGCCGGACTCCATCGTGGAACTGACCGGCCTGGAGGAGCTGGTGCTGCAGGGGAACCAGATCGCTGTGCTGCCGGACAACTTTGGCCAGCTCTCCCGGGTGGGCCTGTGGAAGATCAAGGACAACCCACTGATCCAGCCCCCCTACGAGGTCTGTATGAAGGGGATCCCCTACATCGCAGCCTACCAGAAGGAGCTGGCTCATTCCCAGCCGGCGGTGCAGCCGCGCCTCAAGCTGCTTCTGATGGGCCATAAGGCTGCAGGAAAGACCTTACTCCGCCACTGCCTCACCGAGGAGAGAGTGGAGGGAAACCAAGGAGGAGGGGACAAGGAGAAGAGCTACCCACCTTCACCTCCTCCCGTGAGTAAGGGCATTGAGGTGACCAGCTGGACGGCCGATGCTTCCCGGGGCCTGCGGTTCATCGTGTATGACTTAGCTGGCGATGAAAGTTACGAGGTGATCCagcccttcttcctctccccaggaGCCCTTTATGTGCTGGTGGTGAACTTGGCCACCTATGAGCCACCCGGCTTTCCCACCACCGTGGGCTCCTTCTTGCATCGGGTAGGGGCCCGGGTGCCTCACGCCGTGGTGTGCATCGTGGGCACGCACGCAGACCTGTGTGGGGAGCGGGAGCTAGAGGAGAAGTGTCTGGACATCCACCGCCAGATCGCCCTGCAGGAGAAGCACGACGCGGAGGGGCTGAGCCGTCTGGCGCAGGTGGTGGACGAGGCCCTGGCCCGGGACTTCGAGCTGCGTTCCGCCAGCCCCCACGCAGCCTACTATGGGGTTTCGGACAAGAACCTTCGGCGGCGCAAGGCCCATTTTCAGTACCTGCTCAACCACCGGCTGCAGATCCTCTCCCCGGTGTTGCCTGTTAGCTGCAGGGACCCCCGCCAATTACAGCGCCTTCGGGACAAACTGCTCTCGGTGGCCGAGCACCGGGAAATCTTCCCCAACTTACACAGAGTACTGCCTCGATCCTGGCAGGTGCTGGAGGAACTGCATTTCCAGCCCCCTCAGGCGCAGCGGCTTTGGCTAAGCTGGTGGGACTCGGCGCGCCTGGGCTTGCAGGCGGGTCTGACCGAGGACCGGCTGCAGAGTGCTCTCTCCTACCTGCACGAGAGCGGCAAGCTGCTCTACTTTGAGGACAGCCCGGCGCTCAAGGAGCACGTCTTCCACAACCTCACCCGCCTCATCGACATTCTCAATGTCTTTTTCCAGAGGGATCCTTCCTTGCTGCTGCATAAGCTGCTCCTAGGGACCAGCGGAGAGGGCGAAGGCGAGGGGGAAAGCTCCCCCGTGGTGGCGCTGCCCAACCCGAGCCAGGACCTGCTGCGGGCCACCCAGCTCCATCATTATGTAGAGGGCTTTCTGCTTCATGGGCTCTTGCCAGCCCATGTCATTCGGTTGCTGCTTAAGCCTCATGTCCAGGCCCAGCAGGACTTGCAGCTGCTGCTGGAGCTGCTGGAGAAGATGGGACTCTGTTACTGCCTCAATAAACCCAAGGGCAAGCCTTTGAATGGGTCCACGGCCTGGTACAAGTTCCCATGCTATGTGCAGAACGAAGTGCCCCACGCGGAGGCCTGGATTAATGGGACCAACCTGGCGGGGCAGTCTTTCGTGGCTGAGCAACTGCAGATTGAATATAGTTTTCCCTTTACCTTCCCACCTGGGTTGTTTGCACGCTACAGCGTCCAAATCAACAGCCATGTGGTGCACAGGTCCGATGGGAAACTTCAGATCTTTGCCTATCGGGGGAAAGTTCCAGTGGTGGTGAGTTACAGACCTGCCAAGGGGGTCCTGCACCCAGACACTCTGTCCATTGCCAGCCATGCATCATTACCAAATATATGGACGGCATGGCAAGCCATAACCCCTTTGGTAGAGGAACTGAATGTCCTACTTCAGGAGTGGCCTGGACTGCACTACACCGTGCACATTCTCTGTTCTAAGTGCCTTAAGAGAGGGTCACCCAATCCACACGCTTTCCCAGGTAAGTGGAGAGAGGGCCGTGGCTCTTCTGTGGTATGTTTTAAGATGTGTTTTTTGAAGGTATTTGTTTCCCGTGTGGCAGATTATTTGCTTAACCTCACAGGCTCCCCAGGAAGGCTTTTCAAGGTAaatacagggggctttggggacaaatcAAAGGCAGAAGTACGTAAGCAATATGAGATGCAGTCTCAAGGGTCAGACTTTCAAAGCGGGTTCCAGACAGAACATTTTCgacctcccttccctcttcccagtTTAGCCCACCATTCATGGAAGGAAACGTCAAGTGGTTGGACAGAAGATGGAGCGTGTCTGACACTGGCCTCTTGCTCAGTCTGGGTTATAATGCGTGTTAGACACATCTGGAATGAGTGCTCTGAGTTTGAGATGTCTGTTGTCATATTCTTTGTTTAAATTCAGAGTGTgaacagaaagtaaaaattattgctcctttttcttaaaaaattccaTAGAAGAATGTTTCGTAATCAGGGTGAATCATGTGCTGGTTAAGACAGAAACTTTAGTCTGTAACACACAGCTGGATCCCGGGGTCGCTGTCTCACCCGGCACGCTCCAGGGCATGAGAGAGGTTACTGAAGTCTCTGAGGGGAGTTTCCTCGGGTATTTCCTGGTGGTTTTGTGTTTTACAGACATCTCAAGGTTTGGTTTTTTGGTAAGTGTTAGGGAGTGGAGCTTTTTGGAAGTACTCTATAAGAGATGAAAGGAACAAAAAGCGACGagagtttttttctgttttggggaATGTTTTCCAGCACACTTCCCCACCCCTGCGCATTTTTGAACCATTATAGATGAGAGAATTCCAAGATTAGTGGGATTTTTGGATCCTGGTTAATTGGTATCCTGAGTCTTTAGTTGGGATTGTGTTCATTTCTTCACTCTTTGGAGCAAGTCTCTAAACAGTGCTGATTTTTGTTAACAACATTCTAAGTGTCCTAAGGACAAACCCAGTGATAGCATCATTGCCAGTTTGTCCCCTcggtc comes from the Equus asinus isolate D_3611 breed Donkey chromosome 27, EquAss-T2T_v2, whole genome shotgun sequence genome and includes:
- the MFHAS1 gene encoding malignant fibrous histiocytoma-amplified sequence 1 isoform X2 translates to MAGKDSGNLKTVRLWRDAALRARKLRSNLRQLTLSAAGADPIDSPDAPQLVLPANIGDIEVLNLGNNGLEEVPDGLGSALGSLRVLVLRRNRFARLPPAVAELGHHLTELDVSHNRLTALGAEVVSALRELRKLNLSHNQLPALPAQLGALAHLEELDVSFNRLAHLPDSLSCLYRLRTLDVDHNQLTAFPRQLLQLAALEELDVSSNRLRGLPEDISALRALKILWLSGAELGTLPSGFCELASLESLMLDNNGLQALPAQFSRLQRLKMLNLSSNLFEEFPAALLPLAGLEELYLSRNQLTSVPSLISGLSRLLTLWLDNNRIRYLPDSIVELTGLEELVLQGNQIAVLPDNFGQLSRVGLWKIKDNPLIQPPYEVCMKGIPYIAAYQKELAHSQPAVQPRLKLLLMGHKAAGKTLLRHCLTEERVEGNQGGGDKEKSYPPSPPPVSKGIEVTSWTADASRGLRFIVYDLAGDESYEVIQPFFLSPGALYVLVVNLATYEPPGFPTTVGSFLHRVGARVPHAVVCIVGTHADLCGERELEEKCLDIHRQIALQEKHDAEGLSRLAQVVDEALARDFELRSASPHAAYYGVSDKNLRRRKAHFQYLLNHRLQILSPVLPVSCRDPRQLQRLRDKLLSVAEHREIFPNLHRVLPRSWQVLEELHFQPPQAQRLWLSWWDSARLGLQAGLTEDRLQSALSYLHESGKLLYFEDSPALKEHVFHNLTRLIDILNVFFQRDPSLLLHKLLLGTSGEGEGEGESSPVVALPNPSQDLLRATQLHHYVEGFLLHGLLPAHVIRLLLKPHVQAQQDLQLLLELLEKMGLCYCLNKPKGKPLNGSTAWYKFPCYVQNEVPHAEAWINGTNLAGQSFVAEQLQIEYSFPFTFPPGLFARYSVQINSHVVHRSDGKLQIFAYRGKVPVVVSYRPAKGVLHPDTLSIASHASLPNIWTAWQAITPLVEELNVLLQEWPGLHYTVHILCSKCLKRGSPNPHAFPGELLSQPRPEGVAEIICPKNGSERVNVALVYPPTPTVISPCSKYLHTFLEN
- the MFHAS1 gene encoding malignant fibrous histiocytoma-amplified sequence 1 isoform X1 translates to MAGKDSGNLKTVRLWRDAALRARKLRSNLRQLTLSAAGADPIDSPDAPQLVLPANIGDIEVLNLGNNGLEEVPDGLGSALGSLRVLVLRRNRFARLPPAVAELGHHLTELDVSHNRLTALGAEVVSALRELRKLNLSHNQLPALPAQLGALAHLEELDVSFNRLAHLPDSLSCLYRLRTLDVDHNQLTAFPRQLLQLAALEELDVSSNRLRGLPEDISALRALKILWLSGAELGTLPSGFCELASLESLMLDNNGLQALPAQFSRLQRLKMLNLSSNLFEEFPAALLPLAGLEELYLSRNQLTSVPSLISGLSRLLTLWLDNNRIRYLPDSIVELTGLEELVLQGNQIAVLPDNFGQLSRVGLWKIKDNPLIQPPYEVCMKGIPYIAAYQKELAHSQPAVQPRLKLLLMGHKAAGKTLLRHCLTEERVEGNQGGGDKEKSYPPSPPPVSKGIEVTSWTADASRGLRFIVYDLAGDESYEVIQPFFLSPGALYVLVVNLATYEPPGFPTTVGSFLHRVGARVPHAVVCIVGTHADLCGERELEEKCLDIHRQIALQEKHDAEGLSRLAQVVDEALARDFELRSASPHAAYYGVSDKNLRRRKAHFQYLLNHRLQILSPVLPVSCRDPRQLQRLRDKLLSVAEHREIFPNLHRVLPRSWQVLEELHFQPPQAQRLWLSWWDSARLGLQAGLTEDRLQSALSYLHESGKLLYFEDSPALKEHVFHNLTRLIDILNVFFQRDPSLLLHKLLLGTSGEGEGEGESSPVVALPNPSQDLLRATQLHHYVEGFLLHGLLPAHVIRLLLKPHVQAQQDLQLLLELLEKMGLCYCLNKPKGKPLNGSTAWYKFPCYVQNEVPHAEAWINGTNLAGQSFVAEQLQIEYSFPFTFPPGLFARYSVQINSHVVHRSDGKLQIFAYRGKVPVVVSYRPAKGVLHPDTLSIASHASLPNIWTAWQAITPLVEELNVLLQEWPGLHYTVHILCSKCLKRGSPNPHAFPGELLSQPRPEGVAEIICPKNGSERVNVALVYPPTPTVISPCSKKNVGEKHRNQ